In Tursiops truncatus isolate mTurTru1 chromosome X, mTurTru1.mat.Y, whole genome shotgun sequence, the following proteins share a genomic window:
- the LOC109552108 gene encoding LOW QUALITY PROTEIN: nuclear RNA export factor 2-like (The sequence of the model RefSeq protein was modified relative to this genomic sequence to represent the inferred CDS: inserted 1 base in 1 codon; substituted 1 base at 1 genomic stop codon) — MELRLREVKYSPKITYASIVQGKAGRRKTVQEAVTSVPPDIKAPSALAKEVQLACWLLVESVWWFIGFGKHERVDHRCVCKLVFLFLFSEYSDGGRPPQGRKKGWSSFPGNSGERSPHYEHDGCEPQPSHLQEDDGNVKRDVQEDPEVSHSPCTIPGNKRGVKWHSEGHMHTTVWRNRKPLEREMGENTQDGTPGSWFRVTIPYGIKYDKTWLMKSIQSHCSVPFTPVDFHFMQNGARFFVQEGSTASALMDVSYKIRDEESRKVCIPAFVSPCAVPYSVRDKLKPEEMEQLKLTLSKRFDVSQQALDFQRLRLDPDLVGYDIDIFLNRRSCMAATLQVIEKYFPELLSLNLSSNKLYQLDGLSDIIQMAPTVKILNLSKNELTSVWELNKMQGLELNEVWLQGSPLCDTFPDQSTYVRAIRECFPKLLRLDGQELPSPVTVDVDTPYIVKPCKGSYFGSDELKSLVLQFLQQYYLIHDYGDRQVLAGAYHEEACFSLTIPFHPEDPAPSSLCEYFKDSRNMKKLKDPYLRVQLLKPTKRVIVHTLCVLPKTQHAFSSFVVDTWFQTETMLCFSISGVFKAVEGSSQRCVRSFARTFIATPARYASLCIVNDELFVRDADPSETQSVFSIPLSTPTSSSXAPLSQQQQDIMQASSTPSEMNLXWSQK, encoded by the exons atggaactgaggctcagagaggtaaaatacTCGCCTAAAATCACGTAcgca AGTATTGTTCAGGGCAAGGCTGGACGGAGGAAGACAGTTCAGGAGGCCGTTACATCAGTGCCACCTGACATTAAAGCTCCAAGTGCACTGGCAAAGGAAGTCCAGCTAGCTTGCTGGTTGTTAGTGGAATCGGTTTGGTGGTTCATTGGATTTGGGAAGCACGAGAGAG TGGATCACAGATGTGTCTGCAAACTtgtatttttgttcctcttttcagAATACAGTGATGGTGGTAGACCAcctcaaggaagaaagaaaggttgGAGTTCTTTCCCAGGTAATTCTGGCGAGAGGAGCCCTCATTATGAACACGATGGGTGTGAGCCTCAGCCTTCACACCTCCAGGAGGATGATGGAAACGTGAAGAGGGATGTCCAGGAGGACCCCGAAGTAAGCCA CTCTCCCTGTACCATCCCAGGCAACAAGAGAGGAGTGAAATGGCACAGTGAAGGCCACATGCATACTACTGTgtggagaaacagaaaacctctggagagggaaatgggggAGAACACACAAGATGGAACCCCAGGGAGCTGGTTCAGGGTCACA ATTCCTTATGGGATAAAGTATGACAAGACATGGCTAATGAAGTCAATCCAGAGCCATTGCAGTGTCCCCTTCACTCCAGTGGAC TTCCACTTTATGCAAAATGGGGCTCGGTTCTTTGTCCAGGAAGGTAGCACTGCCTCTGCATTGATGGATGTCAGCTACAAGATTCGTGACGAGGAGAGCCGAAAGGTGTGT ATACCTGCCTTTGTCAGCCCCTGTGCTGTTCCCTACTCTGTGCGGGATAAGTTGAAGCCAGAAGAAATGGAGCAGCTAAAG CTGACCTTGAGCAAACGATTTGATGTCTCCCAGCAAGCTCTTGACTTCCAGAGGCTCCGCCTTGACCCAG ACTTGGTGGGCTATGATATTGATATATTTCTGAATCGAAGAAGCTGCATGGCTGCCACCCTGCAGGTCATCGAAAAGTATTTCCCTGAG CTGTTGTCCTTGAACTTGAGCAGCAACAAACTGTACCAGCTGGATGGCCTGTCTGACATTATACAGATGGCCCCCACGGTCAAGATCCTGAACCTCTCCAAAAATGAG CTGACGTCTGTGTGGGAGTTGAACAAGATGCAAGGGCTGGAGCTTAACGAGGTGTGGCTGCAAGGGAGCCCATTGTGTGACACCTTCCCAGACCAGTCCACCTATGTAAG GGCCATCAGAGAATGTTTCCCGAAGTTGTTACGCCTG gaTGGCCAGGAGTTACCGTCACCAGTGACCGTTGACGTTGACACTCCCTACATAGTAAAGCCCTGCAAG GGAAGCTACTTTGGATCTGATGAGCTGAAGAGCCTAGTCCTGCAATTCCTGCAGCA GTACTACTTGATCCATGACTATGGAGACAGACAGGTTCTCGCGGGTGCTTATCACGAGGAGGCCTGCTTCTCCCTGACGATTCCCTTCCACCCCGAGGACCCAGCCCC AAGCAGCTTGTGCGAGTATTTCAAGGACAGCAGGAATATGAAGAAGCTCAAGGACCCCT ACCTGCGGGTccagctgctgaagcccacaaAACGTGTCATTGTGCACACTCTCTGTGTGTTGCCCAAGACTCAGCATGCCTTCAGCTCCTTCGTGGTGGACACGTGGTTCCAGACG GAAACGATGCTCTGCTTCTCCATTAGTGGGGTGTTCAAGGCAG TGGAAGGAAGTTCTCAGCGCTGTGTGCGTTCCTTCGCCCGGACCTTCATCGCTACCCCTGCCCGCTACGCCAG TCTGTGCATCGTGAATGACGAGCTGTTTGTGAGGGATGCCGACCCCAGTGAGACCCAGAGTGTGTTCTCCATCCCACTGTCTACACCCACCTCCAGCT ATGCACCCCtctcccagcagcagcaggacaTCATGCAGGCATCCTCCACCCCATCTGAGATGAACCTCTAGTGGTCTCAGAAGTGA